A section of the Jatrophihabitans sp. genome encodes:
- a CDS encoding glycosyltransferase family 4 protein gives MHAVTIAARNYLAMARTLARSFLACNPGSRFSVLVVDALPGEIPGSDGFEVITPHELCLDPAEFNRMALLYDVTELSTALKPWALELLLDRGADVAVYLDPDIYVYSALDEIEHAALDSGILLTPHTVSPMRRDSLRPSEADIMGAGVYNLGFIAVNKGARAMLGWWQERLRRDSISAPEQMLFTDQRWIDLVPGYFDHGVLRDPGYNVAYWNLDSRLIEWDGESYQVNSRPLRFFHFSGYSPETPWILSRYVADRPRVLLSEHPTVRQLCDEYAAVLKHEGFDRSLGTPYRFGRLNDGTAVNSMMRRAYRSAVVEAELAGELYPPTPFDGDDADVLAWFSAPVVEGSWVNRLVQSLWQSRSDLQLAFPDLFGADQAQLLAWCLTSGVREAGLSAALLPTGALAATDALPVTSSDVLGVNLAGYFRTETGVGQIGRLLADVVRATGLPYVTVTSARSLSRQQASFIEEASEIRYPITIATINADQFPLWANEASSMLDGRYTIGVWAWEVEDFPDSFDTAIGLVDEIWAISEFVRAAIARKTDKPVHVIPYPVPELSRTAELDRAALGLRERPYLLYMFDYFSVFERKNPVGLVEAFTAAFADGQGPELVLKSVNGERFRSQREQLLSACRGRSDIHLIEHYLDADVVESLITHCAAYVSLHRAEGLGLTMSEAMSAGRPVIATGYSGNLDFMNEENSLLVGYQPVEIPASARPYGPPTRWAEPDLAEAARQLRWVFEHPAEAAQLGLRAQESMRASHDLDRSVSFVMGRLTQIEQSLNAERSNLDQPGHTARSGTAVESGAAAQSATAAESGAAAQSGAALALRACHQLLDTPLGAGARPGGLSRASRFFQRALNRVLARHDEQLNLRLNAILDATGAVHERAEREIGAATESLQERLLEVRRTVAQLQAAAGQQHSAISGLQSLVTSLGTHHQALTDRTDVLSTMAAEAGAESTAQTSRLDALGELADGARLDLEGHRRQLVEVVQRLDAIAAQLSQAPSQEAR, from the coding sequence GTGCACGCTGTCACCATCGCGGCTCGCAACTACCTGGCCATGGCCCGCACCCTGGCGCGCTCGTTCCTGGCGTGCAACCCTGGCTCGCGGTTCAGCGTGCTGGTGGTCGACGCGCTGCCCGGTGAGATTCCCGGCTCGGACGGCTTCGAGGTGATCACGCCGCACGAGCTCTGCCTGGACCCGGCCGAGTTCAACAGGATGGCGTTGCTGTACGACGTCACCGAGCTGTCCACCGCGCTCAAGCCCTGGGCACTGGAACTGCTGCTGGACCGCGGCGCCGACGTCGCGGTCTACCTGGACCCCGACATCTACGTCTACAGCGCGCTGGACGAGATCGAGCACGCCGCCCTGGACAGCGGCATCCTGCTCACCCCGCACACGGTCAGCCCGATGCGCCGGGACAGCCTGCGGCCCTCCGAGGCCGACATCATGGGCGCGGGGGTCTACAACCTGGGCTTCATCGCCGTCAACAAGGGCGCCCGCGCCATGCTGGGATGGTGGCAGGAGCGGCTACGCCGGGACTCCATCTCAGCGCCCGAGCAGATGCTCTTCACCGATCAGCGCTGGATCGACCTGGTGCCGGGCTACTTCGACCACGGCGTGCTCCGCGATCCGGGTTACAACGTCGCCTACTGGAACCTCGACAGCCGCCTGATCGAGTGGGACGGCGAGAGCTACCAGGTCAACTCCCGGCCGTTGCGATTCTTCCACTTCAGCGGCTACAGCCCGGAAACGCCGTGGATCCTGAGCAGGTACGTCGCCGACCGCCCTCGGGTGCTGCTGAGCGAGCACCCCACGGTGCGGCAGTTGTGCGATGAGTACGCGGCCGTCCTCAAGCACGAGGGTTTCGACCGGTCACTGGGGACGCCGTACCGCTTCGGCCGGCTCAACGACGGCACGGCGGTCAACTCGATGATGCGCCGCGCCTATCGCAGCGCGGTCGTCGAGGCCGAGCTGGCGGGCGAGCTGTACCCGCCGACGCCCTTCGACGGCGATGACGCCGACGTGCTGGCCTGGTTCAGCGCGCCGGTGGTCGAGGGCAGCTGGGTCAACCGGCTGGTGCAGAGCCTGTGGCAGAGCCGGTCGGACCTGCAACTGGCCTTTCCCGACCTCTTCGGCGCCGACCAGGCGCAGCTGCTGGCCTGGTGCCTGACCTCGGGCGTGCGCGAGGCGGGACTGTCGGCAGCGCTGCTGCCCACCGGGGCGCTGGCCGCGACCGACGCCCTGCCGGTCACCAGTTCTGACGTCCTCGGGGTGAACCTGGCCGGCTACTTCCGCACCGAGACCGGCGTCGGCCAGATCGGGCGGTTGCTCGCCGACGTGGTGCGGGCGACCGGATTGCCCTACGTCACCGTCACCAGCGCCCGGTCGTTGAGCCGCCAGCAGGCCAGCTTCATCGAAGAGGCCAGCGAGATCCGATACCCCATCACCATTGCCACGATCAACGCCGACCAATTCCCGCTGTGGGCGAACGAGGCGAGTTCGATGCTGGACGGGCGTTACACGATCGGCGTCTGGGCCTGGGAGGTCGAGGACTTCCCCGACAGCTTCGACACCGCCATCGGATTGGTCGATGAGATCTGGGCGATCTCCGAATTCGTCCGGGCCGCGATCGCCCGCAAGACCGACAAGCCGGTGCACGTGATCCCCTACCCGGTCCCGGAGCTGTCCCGGACCGCGGAGCTCGACCGGGCAGCCCTCGGCCTGCGGGAGCGGCCCTACCTGCTCTACATGTTCGACTATTTCAGCGTCTTTGAAAGGAAGAACCCGGTCGGCCTGGTCGAGGCGTTCACCGCGGCGTTCGCCGACGGCCAGGGTCCGGAGCTGGTTCTCAAGAGCGTGAACGGAGAGCGCTTCCGCAGCCAGCGCGAGCAACTGCTCAGCGCCTGCCGGGGGCGCTCGGACATCCACCTGATCGAGCACTACCTCGACGCCGACGTGGTCGAATCGCTGATCACCCACTGCGCTGCCTACGTCTCGCTGCACCGGGCCGAGGGCCTGGGGCTGACCATGTCGGAGGCGATGTCGGCGGGCCGGCCGGTGATCGCCACCGGTTACTCCGGAAACCTCGACTTCATGAACGAGGAGAACAGCCTGCTGGTCGGATACCAGCCGGTCGAGATCCCGGCCAGCGCGCGGCCCTACGGCCCGCCGACCCGATGGGCCGAACCGGACCTGGCCGAGGCGGCACGCCAGCTGCGCTGGGTGTTCGAGCACCCCGCCGAGGCGGCCCAACTGGGGCTGCGCGCCCAGGAAAGCATGCGCGCCAGTCACGACCTCGATCGCAGCGTCTCATTCGTGATGGGGCGGCTGACCCAGATCGAGCAGTCGCTCAATGCCGAGCGGTCAAATCTCGATCAGCCCGGGCACACCGCGCGTTCCGGAACCGCTGTGGAGTCCGGCGCGGCTGCGCAGTCCGCAACGGCGGCGGAGTCCGGCGCGGCTGCGCAGTCCGGCGCGGCGCTGGCCCTGCGAGCCTGCCACCAGCTGCTCGACACCCCGTTGGGGGCCGGCGCCCGGCCCGGTGGCCTCTCCCGGGCGTCCCGGTTCTTCCAGCGAGCTCTCAACCGGGTGCTGGCCCGCCACGACGAGCAGCTCAACCTCCGCCTCAACGCGATCCTGGACGCCACCGGCGCCGTGCACGAGCGCGCTGAACGCGAGATCGGCGCGGCGACCGAAAGCCTGCAGGAGCGCCTTCTCGAAGTACGCCGCACGGTCGCCCAGTTGCAGGCTGCCGCCGGTCAGCAGCACAGCGCCATCTCCGGGCTGCAGTCGCTGGTGACCAGCCTCGGCACGCACCATCAGGCCCTCACCGACCGCACCGACGTGCTGAGCACGATGGCTGCCGAGGCCGGAGCCGAGAGCACCGCGCAGACGTCCCGGCTGGACGCCCTGGGCGAGCTCGCCGACGGCGCCCGGCTCGATCTCGAAGGCCATCGCCGCCAACTGGTCGAGGTCGTCCAGCGCCTGGATGCGATCGCGGCGCAGTTGAGCCAGGCGCCCTCCCAGGAGGCCCGATGA
- a CDS encoding DUF6328 family protein, with amino-acid sequence MAEAQDPGSKKNREESEAERLDRNYGELLQELRVAETGVQILFAFMLSIAFQPRFQELDDVQRTIYVITLLFCTLSIALLVAPVAIHRLVFRQGLKDELVKITNKLALAGTTFLLLAVLSGVLLIFDHVVGRRFAIVTTSLLAVVFVSLWLVLPLQRRMAEDRKD; translated from the coding sequence GTGGCAGAAGCTCAGGACCCCGGCTCGAAGAAGAACCGGGAAGAGTCAGAGGCCGAAAGGCTGGATCGCAACTACGGCGAGTTGCTGCAGGAGCTGCGGGTCGCCGAGACCGGCGTGCAGATCCTGTTCGCCTTCATGCTCTCGATCGCGTTCCAGCCGCGCTTTCAGGAACTGGACGACGTCCAGCGCACCATCTACGTGATCACCCTGCTGTTCTGCACGCTCTCCATCGCCCTGCTGGTGGCGCCGGTGGCTATTCACCGGCTGGTGTTCCGGCAGGGTCTGAAGGACGAGCTGGTCAAGATCACCAACAAGCTGGCGCTGGCCGGCACCACCTTCCTGCTGCTGGCGGTGCTCAGCGGCGTCCTGCTGATCTTCGACCACGTGGTCGGACGGAGGTTTGCCATCGTGACGACCTCGCTGCTGGCCGTGGTGTTCGTCAGCCTGTGGCTGGTGCTGCCGCTGCAGCGCCGCATGGCTGAGGATCGGAAGGACTGA